Within the Thermococcus sp. genome, the region TCGCCGCGAACTGGGCGGGAGTATTCGGACAGATTCTTATGCGCATAAGCTTGTCTATCGCCTCCCTGACTTCGGCGAGTTTGCCCTCCGGGTCAACGTAGTAGAAGTAACCCAGACGCCAGCCGGTGGCAAAGTAAACCTTCGAGAGACCGTTCATGACTATAACTGGGACGTCCTTGGTTAGCGAGCCGGGAGAAACGTGCTTACCCTCGTAGGTCATCAGGTCATATATCTCATCGCTTATGACGGGCAAATCGTATTCTCCAGCTAAATCAAGGATTGCCTTTACCGTTTTCTTCTCGTAGAGCGCCCCCGTCGGGTTGTTGGGGTTTATAACCGCTATCGCCTTCGTCCTCTCGTCAATCAGCTTCCTCATGTCGTCCAAATCAGGCTGCCAGCCGTTCTCCTCAATCGTCAGATACTCCCTCGGCTCGGCACCGTAGAACTTGACGAGACCCGTGTAGGGCGGATAGCTAGGACTTGGAACGAGTATGTTGTCGCCGGGATTCAGGAGTGCACCGAAAATCAACTGAAGGGCCTCGGTAACGGCGGTGGTAACGCGGACGTCATCGGGTGTTATATCAACGCCGTTCTTCCACTTTTCCCTCTTTACGACGGCTTCCCTCATCTCGGGAAGGCCCTCGCTGGGACCGTAGTAGTTGTGGCCTTCCCTTATTGCCCTACAGTAGGCTTCCTTCATGTGCTCCGGTGGTTGAAAGTCGTATTTTCCGGGGTCACCTATGTTGAGCCTGATGACCTTTATCCCCCTCTTTTCAAGTTCCCTAGCGGGAAGAACAACGTCCCTGATGGCGTACTCCACGCCCATTGCCCTTTCAGATGCCCTAATCATGACAACCACCACCCCAAGCTTGGGCGTTCACAATAAAAACCTTGAGTCGAGATGTTTCATGAAAAGCCGTTGAAATCCAGCATATTTTCGGAAACGTTTAAAACCGACCGTCCAAATCTCCAGAGGGCAATGAAGAATAGCAAGCACGCTGAGATGTGATGACGTGAACACCCTCCGAGCCCCTTCGATACTTTTATTAACCTTCAGAGCGGAATCTCGGGCATGAACGTATTCATACCCCTAACCCTCGGCCTTCTTCTTGGCTACCTGCTCAGACTAATTGGAAAAAAGCCCAGCCTTGAGGCCCCGGTTAGCGTTGCCCTCCTCGCTATGATATTCTTCCTCGGGGTGAAAACCGGAGAAGTCCAAGTAAACGGCCTCTGGCTCCTCTTTGCTTCCATGGTTTTTGCAGTTTTGACAATAGCGGGAAGTCTTTTCCTCGCGGAGGTGATGGGGTGAGGTTCCTCTACCTCGTTCTTACCTCGCTCACCGCAGGGATACTCGTCGGGCGTTTTCTCTCACCGAACTTTGGGAACGCCTACGAGGTTATGCTCTACGTTCTGATATTCCTAATCGGAATGGACCTCGGTTTAAGTTTCAGGAAGGAAGAGCTTATGAAGGTCAGCAGAAAAGCCCTCCTCCTGCCGTTTTTAACGTTGATTGGTTCAATCCTTGGAGGTCTCATGGCCTCGCTCCTCCTCGGTATAGAACCGAAGTGGGGCCTGGCAATCGGCGCCGGCTGTGGGTGGTATTCCCTCACTGGGCCGTTGATAGCGCAGTATTCCCCCCTCTACGGTGCCGTTGGGTTCCTTGGGAACCTTGTGAGGGAAATCCTGACGATTCTAATCTATCCAATCGCAACAAAGAGGATTGACCCCAAGAAAGCCGTCGCCATGGGAGGGGCGACAACGATGGACACGACCCTGCCAATAATAACCAAATTTGGAGGAAGAGAAGTCGCGCTCGTTGCTTTTGTCCACGGGTTCGTCCTTACGGCCCTGATTCCCTTCCTCCTCCCCTTAATACTCACCCTTTAGCGTACTTCTCGATGAGGCCCTTAATGAAGCTCTCGTGCTGTTCCTCGTTCCTCTTCAATTCCCTGACAAGTTCCCTGACGACCGGGTGAAATGCTCTCTTTGAGAGCTCCTCGTAGAGCTCCCTCATCTTTGCCTCCTCCTCGGAGTATTTCCTGAGCAGTTCAACCAGCTTCTTGCCGTCCTCTGGAAGAACGACCTCCGTCGGGAAGTCCTTGAGGAACTCCTCAATTACCTCCTCCGGCGGAATTCTGGCTCCAATTGGTCCAAAACCAAGGGGCATGGCCATCGTTGGAACGCCCGGGATTAGTGCGTAGTCCTCGTTGGGCTTTTCTATAGAATACGCTTCGATAATCTTAACGGCATCCTCGTAGGCCTTCTCAAGGGCCTCCATCAGTCTCTTGTGGAAGGCCGTATCAATTGCAATCCTGAGAATCAATCCCTTCAAATCCGCATACTCGGGCTTGTCAAGCTTTTTGAGGAGCTTTTTGTAGTCCTTCTCAGCCTTTCCCTCGACCGTCTTTGCCTCCTTGACAATGTCAATCATCCTCTTCATTTCCCATCACCGAGACTTTTTAGTAACATTTAGTATTTAAAAGTTTCGGGGAATGGGAAAAAGCTTTTTAAATATCCCCGCAAACGGGAAACCCGAGCTGTCATCGGCTCATGGCTCGGGGGTATCCGGAAAGGAGCCCACCGGGCTTTTCGCTGGGGGTGAGTGAGATGAAGTATCCTAAGCAGATAAGAACCTACTGCCCGTTTTGTAAGAAGCACACCATCCACAAGGTCGAGAAGGTCAAGAAGAGGCCGAGGAGCGAGCTCAGCCAGGGTCAGAGGAGATTCCGCAGAATAATGAAGGGTTACCATGGATTCCCCAGGCCGAACCCGGCCGGGAGAGAAAAGCCGGTTAAGAAGCTTGACCTCAGGTTTAGGTGCACTGTCTGCGGTAAGGCCCACACCAGAGGAAAAGGCTTCCGCGTTAAGAAGTTTGAGCTCGTGGAGGTGTGACGCATGGCGCTCCCGAAGAACCTGATTCCAATGCCACGCTCAAGGTTCCTCCGCGTTAAGTGCATAGACTGCGGAAACGAGCAGATAGTCTTCAGCCACCCGGCCACTCCTGTCCGCTGTCTCGTCTGCGGTGCAACTCTGGTCGAACCAACCGGTGGTAAGGGAATCGTCAAGGCCAAAATCCTTGAGGTTCTCGAGTGATTCCCTTCCTTTTTCCATCCCGCCAAACTTTTAAAAACCTCTTCTCGTAAACCTTTCGGAGAGAAAAATTTAGAGGTGGTTGAAATGCCGAGGAAGGCCAAGGAGTTTCCCGAGGAGGGCGAATTCGTCGTTGCTACCGTCAAGAACATTCACCCCTATGGAGCGTTCCTCACCCTTGACGAGTATCCCGGAAAGGAGGGCTTCATGCACATAAGTGAGGTCGCCCCAACCTGGGTCAAGAACATCAGGGACTACGTGAAAGAGGGTCAAAAGGTAGTTGTCAAGGTGATTAGAGTTGACCCAGAGAAAGGCCACATAGATTTGAGCCTCAAGCGCGTCAACCAGCAACAGAGGAAGGCGAAACTCCAGGAGTACAAGCGCGCCCAGAAGGCCGAGAACCTTCTCAAGATGGCCGCGGAGAGGATTGGCAAGGACTTTGAGACCGCATGGAGAGAGGTCTGGGTTCCTCTTGAGAAGGAGTACGGCGAGGTTTACGCCGCCTTTGAGGATGCCGCACAGAACGGCATCGAGGTTCTGAAGGGTCTCATCCCCGACGAGTGGCTCGAAGCCCTGAAGCCAATCATAGAGGCCTACGTTGAGATTCCGACGGTGACGATAGATGCCGAGTTTGAGATAACGGTTCCAAAGCCGAACGGGGTCGAGATAATAAAGGAGGCCCTCATAAGGGCCCGCGATAGGGCAAACGAGGAGAAGGACATAGACGTCAAGTTCACCTACCAGGGAGCACCTAGGTACAGGATTGACATAACGGCCCCGGACTACTACAAGGCCGAAGAGGTTCTCGAGAGCATAGCCGAGGAAATTCTCAGGGTGATTAAAGAAGCTGGCGGAGAGGCCACACTAATCAGAAAGGAGAAGCGCATAAAGAAGATTAAGAGGAGGTAAAGATGAAGTTCCGAATAAGGAAGTGCCCCAACTGTGGCAGGTATACCCTCAAGGAGACCTGTCCGGTCTGTGGCACGAAGACCAAAGTGGCTCATCCACCTCGCTTTTCACCGGAGGACCCCTACGGCGAGTACAGGCGCAGGTGGAAGAGGGAAGTCCTTGGAATTGGGGTGAGAAAATGAAGGAAACAACAATCTACCTCCTTGAGAGACCCAAGCTGAGGGACCCGGTCTTTATAGAGGGCCTCCCCGGAATTGGACTCGTTGGAAAATTAGCAGCTGAGCACCTCATCCAGGAACTTAACGCCGTCAAGTTCGCGGAGCTTTATTCGCCCCACTTCATGCACCAGGTCATCATAAAGAAAGGCTCAATCGTTGAGCTCATGAAGAACGAGTTCTACTACTGGATAAACCCAGACGAGGACGGAAGGGACCTAATCATAATCACCGGCGACCAGCAGGTTCCGCCCACAGATAGCCCCGGC harbors:
- a CDS encoding RNA-protein complex protein Nop10 yields the protein MKFRIRKCPNCGRYTLKETCPVCGTKTKVAHPPRFSPEDPYGEYRRRWKREVLGIGVRK
- a CDS encoding translation initiation factor IF-2 subunit alpha; translated protein: MPRKAKEFPEEGEFVVATVKNIHPYGAFLTLDEYPGKEGFMHISEVAPTWVKNIRDYVKEGQKVVVKVIRVDPEKGHIDLSLKRVNQQQRKAKLQEYKRAQKAENLLKMAAERIGKDFETAWREVWVPLEKEYGEVYAAFEDAAQNGIEVLKGLIPDEWLEALKPIIEAYVEIPTVTIDAEFEITVPKPNGVEIIKEALIRARDRANEEKDIDVKFTYQGAPRYRIDITAPDYYKAEEVLESIAEEILRVIKEAGGEATLIRKEKRIKKIKRR
- a CDS encoding pyridoxal phosphate-dependent aminotransferase, which codes for MIRASERAMGVEYAIRDVVLPARELEKRGIKVIRLNIGDPGKYDFQPPEHMKEAYCRAIREGHNYYGPSEGLPEMREAVVKREKWKNGVDITPDDVRVTTAVTEALQLIFGALLNPGDNILVPSPSYPPYTGLVKFYGAEPREYLTIEENGWQPDLDDMRKLIDERTKAIAVINPNNPTGALYEKKTVKAILDLAGEYDLPVISDEIYDLMTYEGKHVSPGSLTKDVPVIVMNGLSKVYFATGWRLGYFYYVDPEGKLAEVREAIDKLMRIRICPNTPAQFAAIAGLTGPMDYLEEYMAKLRERRDYIYKRINEIPGVSAVKPQGAFYIFPRIEERSKWKNDKEFVLDVLHEAHVLFVHGSGFGRAGNWHFRIVFLPPVEVLEEAMDRFEAFMKERLS
- a CDS encoding 50S ribosomal protein L44e, with amino-acid sequence MKYPKQIRTYCPFCKKHTIHKVEKVKKRPRSELSQGQRRFRRIMKGYHGFPRPNPAGREKPVKKLDLRFRCTVCGKAHTRGKGFRVKKFELVEV
- a CDS encoding 30S ribosomal protein S27e, translated to MALPKNLIPMPRSRFLRVKCIDCGNEQIVFSHPATPVRCLVCGATLVEPTGGKGIVKAKILEVLE
- a CDS encoding lysine exporter LysO family protein — protein: MRFLYLVLTSLTAGILVGRFLSPNFGNAYEVMLYVLIFLIGMDLGLSFRKEELMKVSRKALLLPFLTLIGSILGGLMASLLLGIEPKWGLAIGAGCGWYSLTGPLIAQYSPLYGAVGFLGNLVREILTILIYPIATKRIDPKKAVAMGGATTMDTTLPIITKFGGREVALVAFVHGFVLTALIPFLLPLILTL